The genomic segment AGGCCCGGCTGCAGGACTTCGCCCTGGTCGTCTCCGAGCTGACGACCAACAGCGTGGTGCACGGCGGCGGCTCGGGCGCGCTGCGGGTCTGGGCCGAGGACGGCCACATCGTCTGCGAGGTGCGGGACGCGGGCGTCGTCACCGACCCGCTCGCGGGCCGCCGTTCCCCGGCCAAGGACCAGTTCGGGGGGCGCGGCCTCCTCATGGTGCACGTCCTCACCGACCTCGTCCGCGTCCACACCGACCCGGTCCTCGGCACGACCACCCACTGCTACTTCCAGTGCTCGTGATCGTCAGGACTCCGTCAGGAACGAGCACCGCGGCATGAAGGGTCCGTAAGGGACGCGCCGTGCGCGTCGCCCGGGGACGGACCCTGGGCGCATGTCCATCCTGACCACGAGGTCCGCCGCCGCCGAGAGCGCTGAGGCGCGCCCGGACCCCGGCGAGAAACACCGGCTCACCGCCCTGACCGGCCTCGCCGCACTCTCCCTCGACGCCCTGGCGTCCGTGGCGTACGGGCCCGAGGCGATCGTCCTCGTGCTCGCCGCGGCCGGCGGCCACGGCCTCGGCTTCACCCTCCCCGTCACCCTCGCCATCGCGGGCCTGCTTGCCGTGCTCGTCGCCTCCTACCGGCAGGTGATCGCCGCGTTCCCGGACGGCGGCGGCTCCTACGCCGTGGCCAAGCGGCATCTGGGACGCCGCACGAGCCTCGTCGCCGCGGCCTCCCTCGTCCTCGACTACGTCCTGAACGTCGCCGTCGCCGTCACCGCCGGGGTCGCCGCGCTGACGTCCGCGTTCCCCGGGCTGTACGGCGACCGGCTGGTGATCTGCCTCGCGGTGCTCGCCCTGATCACGGCGGTGAACCTGCGCGGCATCGTCGAGTCCGCGAAGGTGTTCATCGTCCCGACCGCCGTGTTCGTCGTCGCGATCTTCACCCTGATCGCGGTCGGCCTCTTCCGCGAAGGACCGGTCTCGACCGCCGCCGCCGACGGGCACGCCTCCGTCGTCGCCGACAACGCCACGACGGTCGGCGCCCTCCTCCTGCTCAAGGCCTTCGCGTCCGGCTGCTCGGCGCTGACCGGCGTCGAGGCCATCGCGAACGCCGTGCCCTCCTTCCGCGAACCGAGGGCGAGGCGCGCCCAGCACGCGGAGGCCGCCCTCGGCGCGCTGCTCGGCGCGATGCTCATCGGGCTCGCCGTGCTCATCTCCCGCTTCGCGCTGCGGCCCGCCGACGGCGTCACCGTCCTCGCCCAGCTCGCGGACGCCTCCCTCGGCCACAACTGGGCCTTCTACGTCGTCCAGTTCGCCACGATGGTGCTGCTGGCGCTCTCCGCCAACACCTCCTTCGGCGGCCTGCCCGTCCTGCTCGAACTGCTCGCCCGCGACAACTTCGTGCCGCACGTCTTCGCCCTGAAGGCCGACCGCCAGGTGCACCGGCACGGCGTGCTCGCGCTCGCCGCCGTCTCCGCCGCGCTGCTCCTCTTCTCCGGCGGCGACACCAACACCCTCGTGCCACTGTTCGCGATCGGCGTCTTCGTCGGCTTCACCGTCGCGCAGACCGGCATGGTGCTGCACTGGCGGCGCGAGCGCGGCACGAACTGGCGCGGCAGAGCACTGCTCAACGGCGCGGGCGCACTCCTCACCGGCGTCGGCGCGGTCGTCGTGACCGCCACCAAGTTCCACGACGGCGCCTGGCTGATCGTGATCGCGCTGCCGCTGCTCGTGCTCGCCTTCGAGACCGTCCACCGCGCCTACACGCGCATCGGGGAACGGCTCGGCATCGGACGCGTTCCCGAACCCCCGTGCCGCGCACGCTCGTTGGTGGTCGTCCCGGTCGTCGGCCTGTCGAGGCTGACCTGCGAGGCGCTGAACACGGCGGTCTCGCTCGGCGACGAGGTGCGCGCGGTGACCGTGACGTACGACGAGCCCGCCGACCGCGAGACGGCCGCCGCGCTGCGCCGCGACTGGGAGCTGTGGAACCCCGGCGTCGACCTCGTCGAGATCCCCTCCGCGCACCGCACCGTAGGCGGTCCCGTGGCGGCGTACGTCAGGAAGGTCCACGAGACCCACCCGGGCGTCCGGGTCACCGTCCTGATCCCCGAGACCGAACCGGCGCGCCGCTGGCAGCGGATCCTGCAGAACCGGCGCGGGGCGGTCGTCGCCCGTGCTGTGCGCAGAAACACGGACGCGGCGATCTGTCGCCTCAGGTTCCGTCTGACCTGATCTGCCCGGACCCCTCTGGGCCGGTCTGCGCCTTTTCGCCCCGACTGGCCTCCCTGATCGTCCTGTTGCCCCGGGCCGTGGGTCCCCGAGTAGGGTCGGGGACCCCCACATACAAAGAGCCGCGCGTGGCGCGGCCGCAGATCAGGAGCACCAGTGCAAGGCACCCCCCACATAGCCGGCACACCGCACACGGCGCGCGCGGCGCCGGTGACGCGACGTCCCGAAGCCGCCGCCGAGCCACAACTGCCCGTCTTCATCGACGAGTCGGGACTGCGCAGACGCGCGCTGCAGGGCATGGCGCTGCTCGTCGGCTGCGCCTGCCTCGGCTATCTGCTGTTCGTCGGATCGCTGGCCGACGGCCTCCGCGAGCCCGTCGGCACGCACCCGCCGAGCACGAACGGGACGAGTACGTCCACGGGCGCAGGGACGAGTGCGCGCCACGGCGACGGCGGCGACCGCCACCGGCCGCCCACCGGCAGATCCGGCGCAGTGCCGGCCGGAGGCGCGGCGCAGTGAGCCGGCGCGCCGCTGTCCGTCGCCCCCCACGCGGACACTGGCTCGTGCTCCTGCTCGTCCTCCTGGTCGTCGCCGTCGCCCTCCTCTTCGAGGGCTGGACGACCCACCAGGTCGACGCCGCGCGCGCCAAACCGCCGTGCACCCGCCCGATCCCGCGCACCGCCGACGACGGCAAGCCCCTGCTGCGGTTCTCCCCGGACGGCGTCACCACCGCGGCCATGCCGCCCGGCACCGCCGCGATCACCTTCGACGGCGGACCCGACCCGGTGTGGACACCGCGCCTGCTCGACCTCCTGCGCAGGCACCACGCACGGGCCACCTTCTTCGTGTACGGGAAGGACGCCGCCGAACATCCCGGGCTGATGCGGCGGATCCTGTACGAGGGCCACGAGATCGGCTCGTACACGTACAGCGGCGGTGACCTCGGTGTCGCGTCGCCGCTGCGCGCCCGCCTCGAACTGTCCCTCACCCAGACCGCGCTCGCGGGCACGACCGGCGTCAACACGACGCTGCTGCGGCTGCCGCACACCACGGCCGCCGACACGCTCTGCGGCCCCGAGTGGCCCGCCGCGAAGCGGGCGGCGGACCAGGGCTACCTGGTGGTCGCCTCCGACCACAAGGACCGCAAGCCGTGGCGGGGCGTGGTGACCCAGCACAGCCAGACCGACCTCGGCTACCACGAGGCCCAGGACCTGCTGCGGGACCACCGCGTGAAGCGGTTCACCACCATCAGCGGCGGCCTCGGCAGGGCCTCGTTCAACGCCGAGGTCCCCGTCGCGCAGGAGGTCAAGGGCGAGGGTCTGGTGTGGACGCAGCAGCTCGGGCACGCCTTCCTCACCGTGATGGTGTGGGCGCTCACCCTCACCGGCGTGCTCGGCGTCCTGCGGATGCTCCTGTTCGCGGTGTTCGCCCGGCTCCACGTGCGCAGGCTGCACCGGTACCGGCCCGGAGCGCCCCGGCTGCGCGAGGTGCGGGAGCCGGTGACGGTCCTGGTGCCCGCGTACAACGAGGAGGCGGGCATCGCCTCCACCGTGTACTCGCTGCTCGCCTCGACCTACCCGCACTTCCAGATCATCGTCGTCGACGACGGCTCCACCGACGCCACCGCCGACATCGCCGAGTCCATCGCCGACGCCGACCCGCGGGTGACGGTGATCCGGCAGCCCAACGGCGGCAAGCCGAGCGCCCTCAACACCGGCCTGGCGTACGCACGGCACGACATCGTCGTGATGGTCGACGCGGACACCATCTTCGAACCCGAGGCCCTGGCCCGCCTCGTGCAGCCGCTCGCCCACCCGGCGGTCGGCGCGGTCAGCGGCAACACCAAGGTCGGCAACCGGCGCCGCCTCCTCGGCAAGTGGCAGCACCTGGAGTACGTACTCGGCTTCAACCTGGACCGGCGGATGTTCGAGGTCCTGGAGTGCATGCCGACCGTGCCGGGGGCGATCGGCGCCTTCCGCAGGGACGCGCTGATGGGCGTCGGCGGTGTCAGTGACGAGACCCTCGCCGAGGACACCGACCTCACGATGGCGCTCTGGCGGGCGGGGTGGCGCGTCGTGTACGAGGAGTCGGCGGTCGCCTGGACCGAGGTGCCGACCACGATCAGGCAGCTGTGGCGCCAGCGCTACCGCTGGTGCTACGGCACCCTCCAGTCGATGTGGAAGCACCGCCGCGCGCTGACGGAGCTCGGCCCCGCGGGACGCTTCGGGCGCCGCGTGGCGCTCTACGTCACGCTGTTCCAGATCGTGCTGCCGCTGTGCGCACCCGTCGTCGACCTGTTCGCCCTGTTCGGCGCGGTGTTCCGCGACCCCGTGGAGGCGGCCCTCGTCTGGTTCGGGTTCCTCTCCGTGCAGCTGGTCACCGCCGCGTACGCGCTGCGGCTCGACCGCGAACGGCTGCGGGTCCTGTGGGCGCTGCCGCTGCAGCAGCTCGTCTACCGGCAGCTGATGTACCTGGTGGTCATCCACTCCGTGACGACGGCGCTGCTCGGCACCCGTCTGAAGTGGCACAGCATGAAACGGGCGGGCACGGCCGACCCCTATCTGGTCGAGGCACCGCCCCCGCCGCCCGAGGAGGAGCGGCCGAGTCTGCAAGGGAGCCGGACATGACACAGACGGACCCCACGGTCACGCGGGAGCGGTTCGCCGAGCGCCCCAGTTCCCGCTACGGGCCACGGCGCGCCCACGCCCGCAGACCGAGGAGGCGCAGGCGCCTGCGGCGGACGGTGCTCGTCCTGCTGGCCGCCGCGGTCGTCGCGGCGGGCGGCACGTACGGCTGGGCCGAGACCCGCCTCCAGCGCGACGTCGACCTCGGCGCGTACGGCGACCGACCGCCGCCCGGCGAGGGCACCAACTACCTCATCGTGGGCTCGGACAGCCGCGACGGGCTCTCCGAGGACGACGTGAAGGACCTGCACGCGGGCGGGGGCGGCGGACGGCGCACCGACTCGATGATGCTGCTGCACACCGGGGCCAACGGCGCGACGATGGTCAGCCTGCCGCGCGACTCCTGGGTCACCCTGCCCGGCCGCCTCGACACGACGACGGGCAAGACGAAGCGCTCGGAAGGGGACAAGCTGAACGCCGCCTTCTCCTACGGCGGCCCCGAGCTCCTCGCGCACACCGTCGAGCGGAACACCGGCCTGCGCGTCGATCACTACGCGGAGATCGGCTTCGCCGGGTTCGTGAACATCGTCGATGCCATCGGCGGCGTACGGATGTGCCTGGACCGCGACATCAAGGACGAGAAGTCGGGCGCCGACCTGCGCAAGGGCTGCCACACCCTGAACGGCAAGCAGGCGCTCGCCTACGTCCGCCAGCGCCACCAGGAGCGGGAGGGCGACCTGGGCAGGTCGAAGAACCAGCAGAAGCTCCTGTCGACCCTCGCCCACCAGGCGGCACGCCCCGACACGCTCTTCGACCCCACGCGGATCGGCCCGGCCGCGCAGGCCGGACTCGACACGCTCATCGTCGACGAGGACATGAGCCTGCGCGATCTGAGCCGGATGTTCCGCGCCGTGCAGAGCGTCTCGGGCGGACACGGCAGGCGGCTCAACGTGCCCGTCTCCGGCATCGGCATCCCCACGTCCAAGGGCAACGTCCTGAAGTGGGACCCGAAGAAGGCCCCCCGGCTCTTCGCCGACCTGCGCCACGACAGGCCGCCGACCGTGTGACTCACACGAGCTCGGGCGCGGGGTCCGCCTGCCGGGGCAGCCGCACCGGCTCGGGCCGCGCGTCCCACATGCGCGTGGTCCGCACGTACACGTAGATCACCGAGAGCATCGCGAGGACGACGAGGGGGCCGGCCACCCACGGGTGTTCGGCCATCTCCACCGGCAGGAAGCGGTACGAGGCGAGGAGCGCGGCGAACACGGCGGTGCCGTAGGCGACGAGGCGGACCCCGGACCGGTCCCAGCCGCGGTCGAACGTGCGCAGACCCGCCTCGACCGTGAGCGAGAACACCACGCCCGCGAGGAGGTCCACGCCGTAGTGGTAGCCGAAGCCCAGCGTCGCGGTGAGCGTCGCGACGAGCCAGAAGGTGCCCGCGTACCGGAGCCAGCGCGGCCCCTTGCGGGAGTGGATGAAGATCGCCGTGGCCCATGCCGTGTGCAGGCTGGGCATGCAGTTGCGCGGGGTGATCCCGTCGTACGGCACCGGGTGCGGGGCGGTGATCTGCGGCGGGGTGTGCGGCCACAGGTCGGCCACCGCCCACTGGAGGCCGCCCGTGCCCGAGGTGCCGGGGCCGTACGCGAAGATCGGGCCGACCACCGGGAAGATCATGTAGAAGGCGGGTCCGATGAGGCCGATCAGCAGGAACGTGCGCACCAGGTGGTGGCGCGGGAAGCGGCCCTCGATGGACACGTTGCGCAGCTGGTACAGGGCGACGACGACCGCGGCGACCGCGAGCTGCGCGTAGACGAGGTCCGTCACGTTCCTGACGACGGGACCGCCGGCGTCCAGGAGCCGGCCCGCGAGCCACGACGGGTTGCCCAGGGCGTGGTCGGCGACGGCCACGTACGGATCGAGGACGGTCGGGTGGGTCTTGGCCGTGATGAGCAGCCAGGTGTCACCGGTCTTGCGGCCGGCCACGAGGAGCAGCCCCAGGGCGACGCCCTTCAGGAGCAGGACGCGCTGCTCGCCGGTGCGGCGGGTGATCGCGAAGACCGCGCAGCCCAGCATGGCCCAGAGCGCGCCGTTGCCGAAGAACTGCCCTTCCGGCACGTCGGCGTCGACCGCCCACCGCACCAGCACGAAGACGGCGTCGATGCCGATCGCGGCACCGGCGGCGATGAACCTCTGCCGCCAGGTGAGCACCACCATCATCAGCGCGAGGCCGCCGTAGAGCGGCCCCGGTTTGGGCGGGAACAGCACTTCGCGCGCCTGGTTGGTTAGGGGGCCCGGCTCGCCGCCGTAGTGACGGGCGGCGACCTCCAGGGCGATGAGCAGCCCGAGGGCCACCACACCCGCCCCGGCCCACAGGAGCACCCGTGGCCGACGCCACGCGGCGCGCTCCATGCTGCGGTCTATTCGCGAATACACCCGGAAACTATAGGTTTCTTTCGGTCGTCCCGGTGCGGCGGGGGAGTCAGCTCCCCGGCTGCCCGGTGTAGTGCGCGTCGATCCGGGCCCGATAGCTCGGGTCGGTGACCCGCAGGTCCCTGTCGAATCGCGGGGCGTCCCTGACGTGGTCCTTCGTGTGGGGCACGTGGACGGTACGGGTCGCCTCGTCGACGTGCGAGACGACCCAGAGGGGCAGCAGGACCTTCTTGCTCAGGAGCGTCCCGCCGGTGTCGACGACGATGTGGTCGGGCGCCACTTCCTCCGAGACCGGGTCGACCTTGCCGATCGGTCCGTCGCTGCCCTCCACCGCGCAGTCCAGGAGGCGGGCGACGGAGACGGGGCTGTTCGGGCTCCCCGGGGCCGGGACTCTGTCGGTCATCGCGCGGTTCCTCTCCGCCGCAAGCGGCATCGGCATCAGTGCTCTGTGTAACGCGTGGTAGCCGCATGCTCGCGTCGGCGCGAATGAAACGTGGTCCGGCGCCCTCACCCCTGCCGGGTGGGGCCGGCCGGGGAGCGTTGCGGGACCTTCACATCTCGGGACCGGTGAAGATGCCCCGGAGGGGCAACCGGGAGGGGACGCCGCGGGGAGGTTGCCGCAGATGTTGATAGTTGCTCTCTTGTTGTTGCCGGTCATGGGACTGCTCCTGATCGGTATGGACCGGATCGAGAGCCGTCTCGAAGCAGAGGCTTCACCGCCCTCCGGCCGCCACCGGCGCCACCTGCGCCTGATCCCGGGACACGCCGGACGCACCCGGCAGTCCGGCCCCTCCGGCCAGCACCGCGGGGGACGCAGGGAAGCGGTGACGGCACGCCGCGAGGACAAGGCGGCCTGAGCCCGGCACAGGCCCTAGGCGGGCGGGTACCTGACGTCCTCCCGGTACTCCTGTGCCTGCTGCTTGACCGAGGGTGGCAGCTCGCCGGCCGCCAGGTCGGCGAGCGTCACCCGTTCCAGTACCTGGCGCAGGCTCACCCGGACCGCACGCCACACGTCCGGCAGCGCCGCCGCCGGGCCCGGGTAGTCGAGCTCGCTGAGCTTGAGGTCGCGGAAGTTCGCCAGCGAACCGTCGATGGCCCGGATGATGTCGGCGAGGGAGATCTCCTCGGGCGGCCTTGCGAGCCGGTATCCGCCGTCGGGGCCGCGACTGCTGTGCACGAGACGGTGCTGGCGCAGCTCGCGCAGGATCGCCAGCAGGAAACGCACCGGTATGCCCTGCGACTCGGACAGCTGCTCGGCCTTCTGCGGCGACTGCGGACTGCCGGCCAGTTCGGCCATCGCCCGTATCGCATAGTCCGTCCGGGCAGTGATCCGCATACGCATCAGCCTCCGTGGGTCGGTCGGGGCCACGCCAGGTCGCTTTCGGTCAACCTGCCGCTGCTTCCCGTCATTTGACGAACCGTCGGGAGCGCCGCGCCCACCCCCTGGCATATAACCTATCGAATTGGTGGACAATCCCTCGCGGAGGTGCAGATGCTCTCCAGCACACGCGCACAAGCCCCGCACAGACTCGTGGTGGTCGGCGCCGGCGCCGCCGGAACCATGGTCGTCATCCACGCCGCCGAAGAGGCGGTCCGGCGCCGCAGGCCGGTGCGGATCACCCTGGTCGACCCGGGCCCGCGGACCGGCGCGGGCGTGGCCTTCGCCACGGACGACCCGCGGCACCTCCTCAACGTGCCCGCCGGGAACATGAGTTGCCTCCCGGACCGGCCCGGCCACTTCGTCGACTGGCTCGTCCGGAACCGCGACGCCTCCGCGACCGCCCGCTCCTTCGTCCCCCGGCGCCACTACGGCGACTACCTCGCCGCCACCTCGGCCGCCGCCGTCGACCGGGCGGGCGGCCTGGTCACCTACCGGCGGCTGCACACCCGCGCGACGGCCTGCGCCTGGCACGGCGACCGCGCCCGGCTGACCCTCGCCGACGGCGACCGGCTCACCGCCGACAGCGTGGTTCTCGCCACCGGCCCCCTGACCGCCCGCTCCCCGTGGGCGTCGCCCGAACTCCGCGCGTCCAAAAGGTTCGTGAGCGACCCGTGGGCCCCCGACGCGCTTGCGGGACCGCTCGCCGACGACGCGGACGTCCTGCTCGTCGGCAGCGGCCTCACCGCCGTGGACGTCGCGATGACCCTCGCCCGCCCCGGCCGCACCATCCACCTGCTCTCCCGCCACGGCCTGCTGCCCCGGGCCCACGCCGTCGCACCGCTGCCACCCGTGCCACCCGCCGAACCCCTGGAGGGCCTGCCGCTGCGGCCGCTGCGTGCGGCGGTCCTGCGCCACATCCGGCAGGTGACGCGCGTACACGGCGACTGGCGTCCGGCCGTCGACGGCCTGCGGCCGCTGACCGCCCGCCTGTGGGGCGCGCTGGGGGAAGAGCAGCGGGCGCAGTTCCTGCGCACCGACCGGCCCCGGTGGAACGTGCTCCGGCACCGGATGGCCCCCGAGACGGCGGAGGCGGTGACCCGGCTCAGGACCGCCCGGCGGCTGCGCGTGCACGTGGGTGACGCCGCCGAGACCCGGATCGACCCGGACGCGCTGACCGTCACACCGGAGGGCTCGGCGCCCGTGCGGGTCGGCTGGGTGGTCGACTGTTCCGGGCCGGGCCTTCGCCCGGCCGAATCCGACGACCCCCTGCTGACCTGCCTGCTGTCGTCCGGGCTCGCCCTGCCGGGGCCGCTGGGCATGGGCTTCGCGGCCACCCCCGGCGGACAGCTGCGGTCCCGCGACGGATACCGCTCGTTGTGGACGCTCGGCGCGCACCGGCGCGGCGAACTGTGGGAGACCACCGCCGTCCCGGAGATCCGGCAGCAGGCCGCGGACATCGCACGGTCGATCCTCTGCGCCGCGCGGACCGAAAGCGCCCCGGCGGTCGGCGCCGAGACACCGGTCGTCGTCGCCTCCCCGCCGTCGTCGCGGGTGCGCCACCGCACCGGCTGCACCGTCTGGCTCACCGGACTGCCCAGCGCGGGAAAGAGCAGCGTCGCCCGGGAACTGGCCACCCGCCTGCGCGCCGAGGGCCACCGGGTCGAGGTCCTCGACGGGGACGAGACGCGCTCCCACCTCTCGGCGGGGCTCGGCTTCTCCCGCGAGGACCGCGACACGCACGTACGACGGATCGGCATGGTCGCCGAGGTGCTCGCCCGCAACGGCGTCATCGTGCTGGTGCCGGTCATCGCGCCCTACCGGGCCAACCGCGAGAGCGTCCGGCTCCGCCACGACCTCGCGCGCATCCCATACCTGGAGATCCACGTCGCGGCGCCCGTGGAGGTCTGCTCGGTACGGGACGTGAAGGGCCTGTACGCCAGACAGGCCGCCGGAGCCCTGCAGGGACTGACCGGCGTGGACGACCCCTACGAGGCGCCCGAGCGTCCCGACCTGCGCCTGCACACGCACCGCGAGCCGGTCTCGGTATCGGCGGACGGCGTCCACCTCATGCTCACCGAACGGGGGCTCATATGACCACGGTCGCGTCGACGACTGCCGGGCTGCCGACCGGCGGCACACCCCACCTCTCGCACCTGGACGTGCTGGAGTCGGAGGCCGTGCACATCCTGCGCGAGGTGGCGGGCGAGTTCGAGAACCCGGTGATCCTCTTCTCCGGCGGCAAGGACTCCATCGTCATGCTGCATCTGGCGCTGAAGGCGTTCACGCCGGCGCCGGTGCCGTTCGCGCTGCTGCACGTCGACACCGGGCACAACTTCCCCGAGGTCCTTGAGTACCGCGACCGGGCGGTGGCCCGGCATGGGCTGCGGCTGCACGTCGCCTCCGTGCAGGAGTACATCGACCGCGGCGTCCTGAAGGAGCGTCCTGACGGGACCCGCAACCCGCTCCAGACGCTGCCGTTGACGGAGAAGATCCAGAGCGAGCGGTTCGACGCGGTGTTCGGGGGCGGGCGGCGGGACGAGGAGAAGGCGCGCGCGAAGGAGCGCGTGTTCTCGCTGCGGGACGAGTTCTCGCAGTGGGACCCGCGCCGCCAGCGGCCGGAGCTGTGGAACCTGTACAACGGGCGGCACGCGCCCGGCGAGCACGTCCGCGTGTTTCCGCTCTCCAACTGGACCGAGCTGGACGTGTGGCAGTACATCGCCCGCGAGGAGATCGAGCTGCCCGGGATCTACTTCGCCCATGAGCGTGAGGTGTTCCAGCGCTCGGGGATGTGGCTGACGGCGGGCGAGTGGGGTGGGCCCAAGGAGGGGGAGACGGTCGAGAGGCGCCGGGTGCGCTACCGGACCGTCGGTGACATGTCCTGCACCGGCGCGGTGGACTCCGACGCCACCACGCTGGACGCCGTCATCACCGAGATCGCCGCGTCCCGCCTCACCGAGCGCGGCGCGACCCGCGCCGACGACAAGATGTCCGAGGCCGCGATGGAGGACCGGAAGCGCGAGGGGTACTTCTGATGAGCGTTCGCACTGGGACGGCGGGCACGGCCCGCACCACCGTCGACACGCTGTCCTTCGCCACCGCCGGTTCCGTCGACGACGGCAAGTCCACCCTCGTAGGACGGCTGTTGCACGACTCCAAGTCGGTCCTGGCCGACCAGCTTGAGGCCGTGGAGCGCGCCTCCGCGAGCCGGGGCGCCGACGCCCCCGACCTCGCCCTCCTCACGGACGGCCTGCGCGCCGAACGGGAGCAGGGCATCACGATCGACGTCGCGTACCGCTACTTCGCGACGGCGCGGCGCCGGTTCATCCTGGCCGACACGCCGGGCCACGTGCAGTACACGCGGAACATGGTCACCGGCGCCTCCACGGCCGAGCTCACGGTGATCCTGGTCGACGCCCGCAACGGCGTCGTCGAGCAGACCCGCCGCCACACCGCCATCGCCGCCCTCCTGCGCGTCCCGCACGTCGTCGTCGCCGTCAACAAGATGGACCTCGTCGGGTACGCGGAGTCCGTCTTCGCCGCGATCGCCGAGGAGTTCACCGCGTACGCGACCGGGCTCGGTGTTCCCGAGGTCACCGCGATCCCGATCTCCGCGCTGGCCGGGGACAACGTGGTGGAGCCGTCCGCGCACATGGACTGGTACGGCGGCCCGACCGTCCTGGAGCACCTGGAGACCGTGCCCGTCGGCCAGGACCCGGCGACCCGCGCCGGCCGCCTCCCCGTGCAGTACGTGATCCGCCCGCGGACCGCCGAGCACCCGGACTACCGCGGCTACGCGGGCAGGATCGACGCCGGTACGTTCCGCGTCGGCGACGACGTCACCGTCCTGCCGTCCGGCCGGACCACGCGGATCTCCGGCATCGACCTGCTGGGCGAGCCGGTCGACGCGGCGTGGCCGACGCAGTCGGTGACGGTCCTGCTCCAGGACGACGTGGACGTCTCGCGCGGCGACCTCATCGTGCCGAGCGCGGCCGCGCCCGCGCTGACGCAGGACGTGACGGCGACCGTCTGCCACGTGGCCGACGCGCCGCTGACCGTCGGCCACCGGGTACTGCTCAGACACGGCACCCGAACGGTCAAGGCCATCGTCAAGGACATCCCGTCCCTGCTCACTCTCGACGACCTGTCCCCGCATCCGCACCCCGGCCGGCTCGTCGCCAACGACATCGGACGGGTGCGGCTGCGCACCGCCGAGCCGCTGCCCCTCGACTCCTACGCCGACTCGCGCCGCACCGGTTCGTTCATCCTCGTCGACCCGGGAGACGGCACCACCCTGACCGCGGGCATGGTGGGCGACTCCGCGGCAGGCGCTACCGCTTGTGGCCGATGACCACGTGCTTCTCGCCGCCGGACCGGCGTACCTCGCAGTCCGCGAACCCGGCTCGTTCGAGGAGCGCGATGAACTCGGCGGCCGTACGGTGCCGTCCGGCCATCTCGACGTGCATCACGAGGTTCATCGCGGCGGTGGCCAGCGGGCCGGTGCGGTCGTCCTCGAAGAGCCGGTCCATGATGAGGACCCGGCCGGGCGCGACGCACGCGCGGTGCGCCTTCTCCAGCAGCTCGACGCAGGTGTCGTCGTCCCAGTCGGAGAGGATGTAGCCGAAGGCGAGGCAGTCGCCCCGCGGGAGCTCGTCCGCGAAGAAGTCGCCGCCCACGAAGTCGAGGCGGTCGGCGACCGGCCGTGCCTCGGCGTCCTCGCCGACCAGCGGGCCGACCGCGGGCATGTCGAAGACGGTGGCGCGCAGCGCGGGGTCGGTGAGCAGCGCCGCCACGGCGAACGGCCCCGTGGCCCCGCCGACGTCCACGAGGTGCTTCGTCCCCGCCATCCCGGCGAGCGGGGCGAGCTCCCTCGAGACGCCGAAGCTCAGGTCCCACATGGCGCGCATGAAGGCGCGCAGCGACTCGGCGTCCCGGTACACGTCGTCGAACGGGGACGCCTCCGTGGCCGGCTTCCCCTCGGTGAGGTAGGAGTCGAGGCGGCCGAGGCGGCCCTGGGTCTCCTCCGTGAGGTGCTTGATGAAGCCGCCCAAATAGCGGCTGTTGCGGGGGTCGAGGAACGGCTCGGCCTCGGCGGTCAGCGCGTACGCGCCATCCGCGGCGCGGGTGACGACGCCGAGGGACGTCAGGACGAGCAGCATGCGCTCCAAGGTGTCCTCGTCGACGTCGAGGCGCTCGGCGAGCCGCGCGACGGTGCCCGGACC from the Streptomyces venezuelae genome contains:
- the cysC gene encoding adenylyl-sulfate kinase yields the protein MRHRTGCTVWLTGLPSAGKSSVARELATRLRAEGHRVEVLDGDETRSHLSAGLGFSREDRDTHVRRIGMVAEVLARNGVIVLVPVIAPYRANRESVRLRHDLARIPYLEIHVAAPVEVCSVRDVKGLYARQAAGALQGLTGVDDPYEAPERPDLRLHTHREPVSVSADGVHLMLTERGLI
- the cysD gene encoding sulfate adenylyltransferase subunit CysD — encoded protein: MTTVASTTAGLPTGGTPHLSHLDVLESEAVHILREVAGEFENPVILFSGGKDSIVMLHLALKAFTPAPVPFALLHVDTGHNFPEVLEYRDRAVARHGLRLHVASVQEYIDRGVLKERPDGTRNPLQTLPLTEKIQSERFDAVFGGGRRDEEKARAKERVFSLRDEFSQWDPRRQRPELWNLYNGRHAPGEHVRVFPLSNWTELDVWQYIAREEIELPGIYFAHEREVFQRSGMWLTAGEWGGPKEGETVERRRVRYRTVGDMSCTGAVDSDATTLDAVITEIAASRLTERGATRADDKMSEAAMEDRKREGYF
- a CDS encoding sulfate adenylyltransferase subunit 1, producing the protein MSVRTGTAGTARTTVDTLSFATAGSVDDGKSTLVGRLLHDSKSVLADQLEAVERASASRGADAPDLALLTDGLRAEREQGITIDVAYRYFATARRRFILADTPGHVQYTRNMVTGASTAELTVILVDARNGVVEQTRRHTAIAALLRVPHVVVAVNKMDLVGYAESVFAAIAEEFTAYATGLGVPEVTAIPISALAGDNVVEPSAHMDWYGGPTVLEHLETVPVGQDPATRAGRLPVQYVIRPRTAEHPDYRGYAGRIDAGTFRVGDDVTVLPSGRTTRISGIDLLGEPVDAAWPTQSVTVLLQDDVDVSRGDLIVPSAAAPALTQDVTATVCHVADAPLTVGHRVLLRHGTRTVKAIVKDIPSLLTLDDLSPHPHPGRLVANDIGRVRLRTAEPLPLDSYADSRRTGSFILVDPGDGTTLTAGMVGDSAAGATACGR
- a CDS encoding acetylserotonin O-methyltransferase, which produces MPTALENAVYGLLSTPVLHTAVEHGVFTSLIEDGPGTVARLAERLDVDEDTLERMLLVLTSLGVVTRAADGAYALTAEAEPFLDPRNSRYLGGFIKHLTEETQGRLGRLDSYLTEGKPATEASPFDDVYRDAESLRAFMRAMWDLSFGVSRELAPLAGMAGTKHLVDVGGATGPFAVAALLTDPALRATVFDMPAVGPLVGEDAEARPVADRLDFVGGDFFADELPRGDCLAFGYILSDWDDDTCVELLEKAHRACVAPGRVLIMDRLFEDDRTGPLATAAMNLVMHVEMAGRHRTAAEFIALLERAGFADCEVRRSGGEKHVVIGHKR
- a CDS encoding PRC-barrel domain containing protein, with protein sequence MTDRVPAPGSPNSPVSVARLLDCAVEGSDGPIGKVDPVSEEVAPDHIVVDTGGTLLSKKVLLPLWVVSHVDEATRTVHVPHTKDHVRDAPRFDRDLRVTDPSYRARIDAHYTGQPGS
- a CDS encoding RrF2 family transcriptional regulator; translated protein: MRITARTDYAIRAMAELAGSPQSPQKAEQLSESQGIPVRFLLAILRELRQHRLVHSSRGPDGGYRLARPPEEISLADIIRAIDGSLANFRDLKLSELDYPGPAAALPDVWRAVRVSLRQVLERVTLADLAAGELPPSVKQQAQEYREDVRYPPA